The following are encoded in a window of Alkalidesulfovibrio alkalitolerans DSM 16529 genomic DNA:
- the cobM gene encoding precorrin-4 C(11)-methyltransferase, protein MSRVAFIGAGPGDPELLTLKAARRIERADLVLYAGSLVPREILTMAREDARVVDSAPLSLEQTHALMMETVRAGGFVARVHTGDPGLYGAVREQAALLEAEGVEYEIVPGVTAAFDVAARARVSLTVPGVAQSVVLTRLDGKTPVPDGQRLRRFAATGASLAVYLSAAKPEVLCEELLAAGLPPETPVVVAHKAGWPGGEVRRTTIAGIEETARDMKISRQTLFLVLPGELAGEARSRLYDPAHGHCFRPKVPGDAENDG, encoded by the coding sequence ATGAGCCGCGTCGCCTTCATTGGCGCCGGGCCGGGCGATCCCGAGTTGTTGACGCTCAAGGCCGCGCGCCGCATCGAACGGGCCGATCTGGTGCTCTATGCGGGCTCCCTCGTGCCGCGCGAGATTTTGACCATGGCCAGGGAGGACGCGCGCGTGGTCGATTCCGCGCCGCTCTCGCTGGAGCAGACGCACGCCCTGATGATGGAGACGGTGCGCGCGGGCGGGTTCGTTGCCCGCGTGCATACGGGCGATCCGGGGTTGTATGGCGCGGTGCGCGAGCAGGCCGCGCTCCTTGAGGCCGAGGGGGTGGAATACGAGATTGTGCCCGGCGTGACCGCCGCCTTCGACGTCGCGGCCAGGGCCAGGGTCTCGCTGACTGTGCCGGGCGTGGCGCAAAGCGTGGTGCTCACGCGCCTGGACGGCAAGACCCCGGTGCCCGACGGGCAGCGGCTGCGCCGTTTCGCGGCCACGGGCGCGAGCCTGGCCGTGTATCTTTCCGCCGCAAAGCCGGAAGTCCTGTGTGAGGAGCTGCTCGCGGCCGGTCTGCCGCCCGAGACGCCGGTGGTCGTGGCCCACAAGGCGGGCTGGCCCGGCGGCGAAGTCCGGCGCACGACCATCGCCGGGATCGAGGAGACGGCCCGCGACATGAAGATCTCGCGCCAGACGCTCTTCCTGGTCCTGCCCGGCGAGCTTGCGGGCGAGGCCCGCTCACGGCTCTACGATCCGGCCCACGGCCACTGCTTCAGGCCGAAAGTACCCGGCGATGCCGAAAACGACGGCTGA
- a CDS encoding precorrin-8X methylmutase encodes MDYLTEPQEIERRSMEIIDGLFPEPRGHKGLDWLVVRRMVHTSADLEMPSLVRFSPGAALAGAKALSQGALIYTDTMMALSGIPTRRLGPLGCEVRCLIGDPQVARAAHENGVTRSMAAVDVAVQTAPEAIFVIGNAPTALLRLIEHMRAGRAAPALVVGMPVGFVNAAESKALLVETAGVTPFIVIEGRKGGSALAASCINALANQAMADKGLSPEGA; translated from the coding sequence ATGGACTACCTCACCGAACCGCAGGAAATCGAACGACGCTCCATGGAGATCATCGACGGCCTCTTTCCCGAGCCGCGCGGCCACAAAGGCCTCGACTGGCTGGTCGTGCGCCGCATGGTGCACACCTCGGCCGACCTCGAAATGCCCTCCCTGGTGCGCTTCTCGCCCGGCGCGGCCCTGGCCGGGGCCAAAGCCCTCTCCCAAGGCGCGCTAATCTATACCGACACCATGATGGCCCTTTCCGGCATCCCGACGCGGCGTCTTGGGCCGCTTGGCTGCGAGGTCCGCTGCCTGATCGGCGATCCCCAGGTCGCGCGCGCGGCCCACGAAAACGGCGTGACGCGGAGCATGGCCGCGGTGGATGTGGCCGTGCAGACGGCTCCGGAGGCGATCTTCGTCATCGGCAACGCGCCCACGGCCCTTCTCCGCCTCATCGAGCACATGCGCGCGGGCAGGGCAGCGCCCGCGCTCGTGGTGGGCATGCCCGTGGGCTTCGTCAACGCGGCCGAATCCAAGGCCCTGCTCGTTGAAACGGCGGGCGTAACACCCTTCATCGTCATCGAGGGACGCAAGGGCGGTTCGGCCCTGGCCGCGTCGTGCATCAACGCCCTGGCCAACCAGGCCATGGCGGACAAGGGCCTGTCCCCGGAGGGCGCATGA
- a CDS encoding NADH-quinone oxidoreductase subunit N yields MNFDILRVLPELYQLLLVLGLFVQTCAPREKWGEVTWVPAAAAVGLLVSLVGLGAGAGETTLMFWESYQVDGMSQFFKLVISLGFLVTVLNGMSQPTLADEKRSDYMLFLALSAWGLMLLASSVELVLIFVALEVSSYSLYAIVPLRARERRAAEAGLKYILFGAAATAISLYGLSYIIAWQHSTYLTDLSRAVWSFADAPMACIGLGLFLCGFFYKLALFPFHFWAPDVYDGTSNETAAYVATLPKLGAVVILVRLAAMLEPGIEVTTFIAILGALSMTFGNLAALAQTDIKRILGYSSVAHAGYVTLGLVAGTAAGLSAAAFYALVYLLMNLTCFWVVCRLAQDGRNLHLDDLNGLFKRAPGLALILLVAAFALVGLPPTAGFTGKLYLLSSAWDRGYDWLVIVAAVNTAISIYYYLNMVRHAYTHEPETAPDGGAAVAVHPCSLAVGGLLAASVLLLGVLPASVFDLVQAAGQALLP; encoded by the coding sequence GTGAACTTCGACATCCTTCGCGTCCTGCCCGAGCTGTACCAGCTCCTGCTCGTGCTCGGCCTGTTCGTCCAGACCTGCGCCCCGCGCGAGAAGTGGGGCGAGGTGACGTGGGTTCCGGCGGCCGCCGCCGTGGGCCTGCTCGTCTCCCTGGTGGGCCTTGGCGCGGGCGCGGGCGAGACCACGCTCATGTTCTGGGAGTCCTACCAGGTGGACGGCATGTCCCAGTTCTTCAAGCTGGTCATCTCGCTTGGCTTCCTCGTCACCGTGCTGAACGGCATGAGCCAGCCCACCCTGGCCGACGAGAAGCGCTCGGACTACATGCTCTTTTTGGCCCTCTCCGCCTGGGGCCTCATGCTCCTGGCCTCGTCCGTGGAGCTTGTGCTCATCTTCGTGGCCCTGGAAGTCTCGTCCTACAGCCTTTACGCCATCGTGCCCCTGCGCGCCCGCGAGCGCCGCGCGGCCGAGGCGGGCCTCAAGTACATCCTCTTCGGCGCGGCGGCCACGGCCATCTCGCTCTACGGCCTGTCCTACATCATCGCCTGGCAGCACAGCACGTATCTGACCGACCTCTCGCGCGCCGTCTGGAGCTTCGCCGACGCGCCCATGGCCTGCATCGGCCTGGGACTCTTCCTGTGCGGCTTCTTCTACAAGCTGGCCCTGTTCCCCTTCCACTTCTGGGCGCCGGACGTCTACGACGGCACGAGCAATGAGACGGCCGCCTATGTGGCCACGCTGCCCAAGCTCGGCGCGGTGGTCATCCTGGTCCGGCTGGCCGCCATGCTCGAACCCGGCATCGAGGTCACGACCTTCATCGCCATCCTGGGCGCGCTGTCCATGACCTTCGGCAACCTCGCCGCCCTGGCCCAGACCGACATCAAGCGCATCCTGGGCTACTCCTCGGTGGCCCACGCGGGCTACGTCACGCTCGGCCTTGTCGCGGGCACGGCAGCCGGACTCAGCGCGGCAGCCTTCTACGCCCTGGTCTACCTGCTCATGAACCTGACCTGCTTCTGGGTGGTCTGCCGCCTGGCCCAGGACGGCCGCAACCTGCATCTGGACGACCTGAACGGCCTGTTCAAACGCGCGCCGGGACTGGCCTTGATCCTGCTCGTGGCGGCCTTCGCCCTGGTGGGTCTGCCGCCCACGGCCGGATTCACCGGCAAGCTCTACCTGCTCTCGTCCGCCTGGGACCGGGGTTATGACTGGCTGGTCATCGTGGCCGCCGTGAACACGGCCATCTCCATCTATTACTACCTGAACATGGTGCGCCACGCCTACACGCACGAGCCGGAGACGGCTCCTGACGGCGGCGCGGCCGTGGCCGTGCATCCCTGCTCCCTGGCCGTGGGCGGTCTGCTCGCTGCCTCGGTGCTGCTTTTGGGCGTCCTGCCCGCCAGCGTCTTCGACCTGGTGCAGGCTGCCGGACAGGCTCTCCTGCCTTAG
- a CDS encoding complex I subunit 4 family protein encodes MIDPGYPVLTSLIFFPVLAAAVLMFFRHEGLIRVLTLAASLVEICLAIPLLRGFNIADTGFQFMERTEWAPSLGLSYALGVDGLSLLMVLLTVAILPLCVLCSWTYIGKRIKEFNICLLLMTSACAGVFCALDFVLFYIFWEAMLVPMYLLIAVWGGPRRKYASIKFFLYTLAGSTLLLVAMVAFKTVGGTFFIPDLMRMEFSERFQFWAFLAMALAFAIKVPMFPFHTWLPAAHVEAPSAGSVILASVLIKMGAYGFLRFCMTLTPVAMAELAPIFIGLSIAGILYGGFICLGQTDVKKLIAYSSVAHMGFCTLGIFAFNARGVEGGLMVMLNHGIVTGALFLMIGAIYERSHSREIADNQGMGKYLPAFMGFFGLFALSSLGFPGLNSFVGEILVLFGIFEADWRLGLLAVPGAMLGAAYMLRLLQRMTYAPVGQTPSPKGKNWSDLNAREWIALTPLAIFTVVLGLAPGLALKVIGPSVENLLDHYHSRQKAPVTYTVERPTPPDPLVALTQTPSADETQRSAQ; translated from the coding sequence ATGATCGACCCCGGCTACCCCGTTCTGACGAGCCTGATCTTCTTCCCCGTGCTCGCGGCGGCGGTCCTCATGTTCTTCCGCCATGAGGGCCTCATCCGTGTCCTCACCCTGGCAGCCTCCCTCGTCGAGATCTGCCTGGCCATCCCGCTGTTGCGCGGTTTCAACATCGCGGACACGGGATTCCAGTTCATGGAGCGCACAGAGTGGGCGCCCTCGCTGGGACTTTCCTACGCCCTGGGCGTGGACGGCCTGTCCCTACTCATGGTCCTTCTGACCGTGGCCATCCTGCCCTTGTGCGTGCTGTGCTCGTGGACCTACATCGGCAAGCGGATCAAGGAATTCAACATCTGCCTGCTGCTCATGACATCGGCCTGCGCGGGCGTCTTCTGCGCGCTGGACTTCGTACTCTTCTATATTTTCTGGGAGGCCATGCTCGTCCCCATGTACCTGCTCATCGCGGTCTGGGGCGGCCCGAGGCGCAAGTACGCCTCCATCAAGTTCTTCCTGTACACCCTGGCGGGCTCCACGCTGCTCCTGGTGGCCATGGTGGCCTTCAAGACCGTGGGCGGCACCTTCTTCATCCCCGACCTGATGCGCATGGAGTTCTCCGAGCGCTTCCAATTCTGGGCCTTCCTGGCCATGGCCCTGGCCTTCGCCATCAAGGTGCCCATGTTCCCCTTCCACACCTGGCTGCCCGCGGCCCACGTCGAGGCCCCCTCGGCAGGCTCGGTCATCCTGGCCTCGGTGCTCATCAAGATGGGCGCCTACGGCTTCTTGCGCTTCTGCATGACCCTGACCCCGGTGGCCATGGCCGAACTGGCCCCGATCTTCATCGGCCTGTCCATCGCGGGCATCCTCTACGGCGGCTTCATCTGCCTGGGCCAGACCGACGTGAAGAAGCTCATCGCCTACTCCTCGGTGGCCCACATGGGTTTTTGCACCCTGGGCATCTTCGCCTTCAACGCGCGCGGCGTGGAAGGCGGCCTGATGGTCATGCTCAACCACGGCATCGTCACCGGCGCGCTGTTCCTCATGATCGGCGCGATCTACGAGCGCAGCCACAGCCGCGAGATCGCGGACAACCAAGGCATGGGCAAATACCTGCCCGCCTTCATGGGCTTCTTCGGCCTCTTCGCCCTGTCGTCGCTCGGTTTCCCCGGCCTGAACAGCTTTGTGGGCGAAATCCTGGTGCTCTTCGGCATCTTCGAGGCGGACTGGCGGCTTGGCCTTCTGGCCGTGCCCGGAGCCATGCTCGGCGCGGCCTACATGCTCAGGCTCCTGCAGCGCATGACCTACGCCCCGGTGGGCCAGACGCCCTCGCCCAAGGGCAAGAACTGGAGCGACCTGAACGCGCGCGAGTGGATCGCGCTCACGCCGCTGGCCATCTTCACCGTGGTCCTGGGCCTCGCTCCGGGACTGGCCCTGAAGGTCATCGGCCCCTCGGTCGAGAACCTGCTCGACCACTACCACTCCCGGCAGAAGGCTCCCGTGACCTACACCGTCGAGCGGCCCACGCCGCCCGACCCGCTCGTCGCCCTGACCCAGACGCCATCGGCGGATGAAACCCAAAGGAGCGCGCAGTGA